One window of Trifolium pratense cultivar HEN17-A07 linkage group LG5, ARS_RC_1.1, whole genome shotgun sequence genomic DNA carries:
- the LOC123885422 gene encoding uncharacterized protein LOC123885422 produces the protein MSFNEQDILEKMMISISEFFSIEPKPKCRRGIVLKSAYKDILAVLKLKRSKNQVKSFSNDFDPKHQNHNDPFDYMSHEKLPNQLEDSMFHSTQPSAPPIPNPTFIGIKANILANFDIDYVPLLEKVCNIHPCLIECQRKRTPNYATWAFTALGRVLHFLEITKVEEMNKEICEWLQVLWDEVQVFGFDLSWLAPQVEFALKYVEKISKVNMLEEEKKKLEVRIQELSMELFETKKEMESSKDDLEKFRVELG, from the exons ATGTCCTTCAACGAACAAGACATTTTAGAG AAGATGATGATATCAATAAGCGAATTTTTCTCGATAGAACCTAAACCAAAATGTAGACGAGGAATTGTTTTAAAAAGCGCTTATAAAGATATATTAGCTGTTTTGAAGTTGAAGAGATCAAAGAACCAAGTGAAATCTTTTTCCAATGATTTTGATCCCAAACATCAAAATCACAATGACCCTTTTGATTATATGAGTCATGAGAAGCTTCCTAATCAATTGGAAGATTCTATGTTTCATTCTACTCAACCCTCAGCTCCACCAATTCCAAATCCTACCTTTATTGGAATCAAAGCTAATATTTTAGCTAACTTTGACATTGATTATGTTCCTTTGCTAGAAAAAGTTTGCAATATTCATCCTTGTTTAATAGAGTGTCAAAGGAAAAGAACTCCAAATTATGCAACTTGGGCTTTTACAGCTCTTGGAAGAGTTTTACATTTTCTTGAGATCACTAAAGTGGAAGAAATGAATAAAGAGATATGTGAATGGCTTCAAGTATTGTGGGATGAAGTTCAAGTGTTTGGATTTGATTTGTCATGGCTTGCACCACAAGTGGAGTTTGCTTTGAAGTATGTGGAGAAAATAAGCAAAGTGAATATGCTTGAGGAGGAAAAAAAGAAGCTAGAGGTGAGAATTCAAGAATTAAGCATGGAATTGTTTGAGACAAAGAAAGAGATGGAAAGTTCTAAAGATGATTTGGAAAAATTTAGGGTGGAATTGGGTTAG
- the LOC123885170 gene encoding pupal cuticle protein 36-like: MAFRMSVKLLILIFALLYVCLFSSNFGKADDDEPDTQIGGGGFGGAGNGGGGSGIGGGGSGVGGGGGTGGIGGGGGGAGGIGGGGGAGAGGRFGDPSQIISKALLCFNDKYIYQSCEESYRLSENGNLDVPSEKTDAFCEGPCMSETNLVLGCIDNIFSNFIFYNRATIEDVKETILAGCGYGPERGNFNVAEHIQENKAGKATSHVLMGLALIIMGRAILL; the protein is encoded by the exons ATGGCATTTCGAATGAGTGTCAAACTTTTGATTTTAATCTTTGCTCTTCTTTATGTTTGTTTATTCTCAAGTAACTTTG gaaaggCTGATGATGATGAACCTGATACCCAAATAGGTGGTGGTGGGTTTGGTGGTGCTGGTAATGGAGGCGGTGGTTCGGggattggtggtggtggttctgGAGTTGGTGGCGGTGGTGGTACCGGAGGgattggaggtggtggtggtggtgcagGCGGGATTGGAGGTGGTGGCGGCGCCGGCGCCGGCGGCAGATTTGGTGATCCTTCTCAAATTATATCCAAAGCCTTGCTATGTTTCAATGATAAATAT attTATCAAAGCTGTGAAGAGTCATACAGATTGAGTGAAAATGGGAATTTAGATGTGCCATCAGAGAAAACTGATGCATTCTGTGAAGGACCGTGTATGTCAGAGACAAACTTGGTCCTAGGCTGCATTGACAACATTTTCAGCAACTTCATATTCTACAACAGAGCAACCATAGAAGATGTCAAAGAAACAATTCTAGCTGGTTGTGGTTATGGTCCTGAAAGAG GAAACTTTAATGTGGCTGAGCACATCCAAGAAAACAAAGCTGGGAAGGCTACTAGCCATGTTCTAATGGGCCTTGCTTTGATCATAATGGGCCGTGCTATATTGCTCTaa
- the LOC123884669 gene encoding uncharacterized protein LOC123884669, whose protein sequence is MAECNREDYFLANDVESTSAGKKYGGLVPKKKPLISKDNERAFFDSADWALCKQGAGVNQQSTAAVETLRPKLKRTPHQQLPPRRPACTSG, encoded by the exons ATGGCAGAGTGTAATAGAGAAGACTATTTCCTTGCCAATGACGTTGAG TCAACATCCGCCGGCAAGAAGTATGGTGGGCTTGTCCCAAAGAAAAAGCCTTTGATATCCAAA GATAATGAAAGGGCATTTTTTGATTCAGCAGACTGGGCATTATGCAAg CAAGGTGCTGGAGTGAATCAACAATCTACAGCAGCCGTAGAGACTCTGCGACCAAAACTAAAG aGAACTCCACATCAGCAGCTTCCCCCAAGAAGACCAGCATGCACATCTGGTTGA